The Gemmatimonadota bacterium DNA segment ACCTGTTGAGACTGCTGGTTGGCGTGATGGCCGCGCTGTGCGTATACATCGGGCTGACCGGTGGATGCGGACTTGTCGGGGACGGCACGGACGCCGACCGGGACGCGCCCGTCACGTTCGGCGACTACTGGTACCAGGGCAAGGCGGAGATTACGAGCTATACGCTCAAGCAGGCCCGGTACGGCGAACTCCACGACGGCGACGCGGTGCTCATATTCGTAACGGAGGATTTCTCGGCGCAGAAGCAGGTCAAGCTGGACCGGCCCGAGGAGGCCGGGGACGACGCCGTCAAGGTCCTCAAGCTGAACGCCCTGCGCGAGTTCAATACGGGGGTGTATCCCTACACGGTCATGACGTCGGCTTTCACCCCGGTGTACCGGGACCTCCATCCGAAGACGCTGAAGATCACGACGTCCGTGCAGGAATGGTGCGGCCACGCCTTCGTCCAGCTGAACCTGCAGGACGACCGGTACCGCGTGCGCCAGTACTCCTATTTCGAAAGCGAAGGCGACCGGGTCGCCGAACTCGAAAACGCCATCCCCGAGGACGAGATCTGGACGACCATCCGCCTGAATCCGGACGCCCTTCCTTCCGGAGAGGTGTCCATGATCCCGGGTACCCTGTACCAGCGATTCGACCATACGGCCTGGCGGACCGTCAACGCCACCGCCATCCTGATGCCCGACGCCCGGGAGCCCGAGATCATGGTCTACAACCTGGTCTATTACCCGGAACTCAACCGGACCCTGACCATACGGTTCAAGCGGGACTTCCCCCACGAGATCGAATCCTGGGAGGAGGTCGAGATCGCGGCGGACGGAACGACGAAGGAACTCGTCACGACGGCGGTGCGCAATAAGCGGATCATGCTGGACTACTGGACGAAGAACAGCGTAATGGACGTGGGACTGCGCGCGGAGCTTGGACTGGATGAATGACGATTCGAAATGGCGTGATGACGGGGTGATGGTCATCCCCGGCGACCGCCTTGATTCGAACACGCCACAGACACCGGGCATGTCACGGGCGGCGGCGATAAACCACGCCCGGACCGGGGCGAGCAAGATCTGGGCGGGCACGGTGACGATCCACCCGAACGCGAAAACCGGCGCGCACCATCACGGCGAACTGGAAAGCGTGATCTACGTGGTGAAGGGAAGGGCAAGGATGCGCTGGGGCGAGCGCCTGGAATTCGTGGCGGAAGCGGGACCGGGCGACTTCATCTACGTGCCGCCCTTCGTGCCCCACCAGGAGATCAACGCCCGGACCGACGAACCCCTGGAATGCGTGCTGTGCAGAAGCGGCATGGACCCGGTCGTGGTCAACCTGGACATCGAACCGGTGGAGAAGCCGGAGAACGTGTACTGGGTCGATTCGATCCACCCGGAGCCTGACCCCGAAAGCTGACGGACTCCGCTTTCATGCTGGCCGGCCACCGCAAAAACGTTCCTGGCTGCCGCCGCTAACTATTAAGGCGCTACCCTCCCTCCCGGTAGACCGCCTCTCTCAACCCCCTGATATAACCGACTGCGTAGAGCCGGCAAAGGGCCGAGTACCCCGGGTGGTCGTTGTCTTCGCCGGAGAGGGT contains these protein-coding regions:
- a CDS encoding cupin domain-containing protein; translated protein: MNDDSKWRDDGVMVIPGDRLDSNTPQTPGMSRAAAINHARTGASKIWAGTVTIHPNAKTGAHHHGELESVIYVVKGRARMRWGERLEFVAEAGPGDFIYVPPFVPHQEINARTDEPLECVLCRSGMDPVVVNLDIEPVEKPENVYWVDSIHPEPDPES